Proteins encoded by one window of Govania unica:
- the rpoC gene encoding DNA-directed RNA polymerase subunit beta' → MNQELMNFFNPGTAPETFDHIQISLASPERIRSWSFGEIKKPETINYRTFKPEKDGLFCARIFGPIKDYECLCGKYKRMKYRGITCEKCGVEVTLSKVRRERMGHIELAAPVAHIWFLKSLPSRIGLLLDMTLKDLERILYFEYYVVTEPGLTPLKQFQLLSEDEFSRAQEEYGDDSFTAGIGAEAIKALLANLDLEGEREKLLRELAETKSELKPKKIVKRLKVLESFVESGNRPEWMILDVVPVIPPELRPLVPLDGGRFATSDLNDLYRRVINRNNRLKRLIELRAPDIIVRNEKRMLQEAVDALFDNGRRGRVITGANKRPLKSLADMLKGKQGRFRQNLLGKRVDYSGRSVIVVGPELKLHQCGLPKKMALELFKPFIYARLDKMGVATTIKQAKKLVEKERREVWDVLDEVIREHPILLNRAPTLHRLGIQAFEPVLIEGKAIQLHPLVCAAFNADFDGDQMAVHVPLSLEAQLEARVLMMSTNNILSPQNGKPIIVPSQDIVLGIYYITMERNGEPGEGMVFTDVAEIRHALAQKAVTLHSKISARYSHVDAEGVTITRRVDTTPGRMLLSEILPKHPAMTIEVVNRLLTKKDVAEVIDTVYRVCGQKETVIFCDSIMALGFQEACKAGISFGKDDMVIPAAKVDLVNETHELVKEYEQQYIDGLITQGEKYNKVVDAWAQCTDRVADAMMKEISNTTAIDEKTGRQRSINSIYMMAHSGARGSAAQMKQLAGMRGLMAKPSGEIIETPIISNFKEGLSVLEYFNSTHGARKGLADTALKTANSGYLTRRLVDVSQDCVIIEVDCGTRNGITVAEVTDAGEVIVTLSERILGRTSSVDIEDPVSGKVIIEAGEALEEIGVDIIKNAGVDSLLVRSVLTCESKGGVCAKCYGRDLARGTAVNIGEAVGVIAAQSIGEPGTQLTMRTFHIGGTAQVTEQSSHEASIDGTARIKNRNVVTDSRGRLISMTRNLEIIIVDDEGRERATHKVPHGSVLLKDDGVKIKKGERLAEWDPYTIPIITEKTGVAHYVDLVEGVSMLEAVDEATGIASKRVIDWRSQPKGSDLRPRITIRDEAGNVVTLASGMEARYFLSVDALLSVADGDKVHAGDVVARIPREAAKTRDITGGLPRVAELFEARRPKDHAIIAELDGTVEFGKDYKNKRRIILRPKDKDREPVEYLIAKGKHISVQEGDFVERGDYIIDGHPAPHDILATLGVEALANYIVNEIQEVYRLQGVKINDKHIEVIARQMLQKVEITHPGETTFLIGEQVDREEFEEVNLKTEAKGKLAATGNPVLLGITKASLQTRSFISAASFQETTRVLTEAAVAGKIDRLVGLKENVIVGRLIPAGTGSAIHRARQIARDRDRDLVPATSEQALDNVLGTASADRPVVI, encoded by the coding sequence ATGAACCAAGAGTTGATGAACTTCTTCAACCCGGGCACAGCGCCCGAAACCTTTGACCATATTCAGATTTCGCTCGCGAGCCCTGAGCGGATCCGGTCGTGGTCTTTCGGCGAAATCAAAAAGCCGGAGACCATTAACTATCGTACGTTCAAGCCGGAAAAAGACGGCTTGTTCTGCGCCCGGATCTTTGGTCCGATCAAGGATTACGAATGCTTGTGCGGCAAGTACAAGCGCATGAAGTATCGCGGCATCACCTGCGAAAAGTGTGGCGTTGAAGTCACGCTTTCAAAGGTGCGCCGCGAGCGCATGGGCCATATCGAACTGGCCGCCCCGGTTGCGCATATCTGGTTCCTGAAGTCCCTGCCGAGCCGCATTGGTCTGCTGCTCGACATGACGCTGAAGGATCTCGAGCGTATCCTCTATTTCGAATATTACGTGGTGACCGAGCCGGGTCTGACGCCGCTGAAGCAGTTCCAGCTTCTGTCGGAAGACGAATTCTCCCGCGCTCAGGAAGAATATGGCGATGACAGCTTCACCGCTGGCATCGGTGCCGAGGCGATCAAGGCCTTGCTCGCGAACCTCGATCTTGAGGGCGAGCGCGAAAAGCTCCTGCGGGAGCTGGCCGAGACCAAGTCGGAACTGAAGCCGAAGAAGATCGTCAAGCGCCTGAAGGTTCTTGAATCCTTTGTGGAATCGGGCAACCGTCCGGAATGGATGATCCTTGACGTGGTGCCGGTCATTCCGCCGGAACTGCGTCCGCTGGTGCCGCTTGATGGCGGCCGCTTTGCGACCTCGGATCTGAACGACCTTTACCGTCGCGTCATCAACCGCAACAACCGCCTGAAGCGGCTGATCGAACTGCGGGCGCCGGATATCATCGTCCGCAACGAAAAGCGCATGCTGCAGGAAGCTGTGGATGCTCTGTTCGACAACGGCCGTCGTGGGCGCGTCATCACCGGCGCCAACAAGCGTCCGCTGAAGTCGCTCGCCGATATGCTTAAGGGTAAGCAGGGCCGGTTCCGTCAGAACCTGCTCGGCAAGCGCGTCGACTATTCGGGTCGTTCGGTCATCGTGGTGGGTCCGGAGCTGAAGCTTCATCAGTGCGGGTTGCCGAAAAAGATGGCGCTCGAACTCTTTAAGCCGTTCATCTATGCCCGTCTCGACAAGATGGGCGTGGCGACGACCATCAAACAGGCCAAAAAGCTTGTTGAAAAGGAACGTCGTGAAGTTTGGGACGTGCTGGACGAAGTCATTCGAGAGCATCCGATTCTTCTAAACCGCGCACCGACCCTGCATCGTCTTGGCATTCAGGCGTTCGAGCCGGTGCTGATTGAAGGCAAGGCCATCCAGCTTCATCCGCTGGTTTGCGCGGCCTTCAACGCCGACTTTGACGGTGACCAGATGGCCGTTCACGTGCCGCTGTCGCTTGAAGCTCAGCTTGAAGCCCGTGTACTCATGATGTCGACCAACAACATCCTGAGCCCGCAAAACGGCAAGCCGATCATCGTTCCGTCACAGGATATCGTGCTCGGGATCTATTACATCACCATGGAACGCAACGGCGAGCCGGGCGAAGGCATGGTGTTCACGGACGTTGCGGAAATCCGCCATGCGCTCGCGCAGAAGGCGGTGACCCTGCATTCTAAGATCAGCGCGCGCTATAGCCATGTGGACGCCGAAGGTGTGACAATCACCCGTCGCGTCGACACCACGCCGGGCCGCATGTTGCTGTCTGAAATCCTGCCGAAGCATCCGGCGATGACGATCGAAGTCGTCAACCGCCTGTTGACCAAGAAGGACGTGGCCGAAGTCATCGATACCGTCTACCGCGTCTGCGGTCAGAAAGAGACGGTGATCTTCTGCGACAGCATCATGGCGCTTGGCTTCCAGGAAGCCTGCAAGGCCGGGATCTCCTTCGGTAAGGATGACATGGTCATCCCCGCCGCCAAGGTCGATCTGGTCAACGAGACCCATGAGCTCGTGAAGGAATACGAACAGCAGTACATCGACGGCCTGATCACTCAGGGCGAGAAGTACAACAAGGTCGTGGACGCCTGGGCTCAGTGCACGGATCGCGTCGCCGACGCCATGATGAAGGAAATTTCCAACACCACGGCGATCGACGAAAAGACCGGGCGTCAGCGCTCGATCAACTCGATCTATATGATGGCTCACTCGGGTGCTCGTGGCTCGGCTGCTCAGATGAAACAGCTTGCCGGTATGCGTGGCCTGATGGCCAAGCCGTCGGGTGAGATCATCGAGACACCGATCATCTCGAACTTCAAGGAAGGGTTGTCGGTTCTCGAATACTTCAACTCGACCCATGGCGCCCGTAAGGGTCTGGCCGATACGGCTCTGAAGACGGCGAACTCGGGGTATCTGACCCGTCGTCTGGTGGACGTCAGCCAGGATTGCGTCATTATCGAAGTCGATTGTGGCACCCGGAACGGCATCACCGTTGCGGAAGTCACCGACGCCGGTGAAGTGATCGTTACGCTCAGCGAACGTATCCTCGGCCGGACCTCCTCGGTTGATATCGAGGATCCGGTAAGCGGCAAGGTCATCATCGAAGCCGGTGAAGCCCTTGAAGAAATTGGCGTGGACATCATCAAGAATGCCGGGGTTGATTCACTCCTCGTTCGTTCGGTGCTGACCTGTGAGTCTAAGGGCGGCGTCTGCGCCAAATGTTATGGCCGTGACCTTGCACGTGGTACTGCGGTCAACATCGGTGAAGCGGTCGGCGTCATTGCCGCCCAGTCCATCGGTGAGCCGGGTACGCAGCTGACCATGCGTACCTTCCATATCGGCGGTACGGCCCAGGTGACGGAACAATCGTCGCATGAAGCCTCGATCGACGGTACGGCTCGGATCAAGAACCGCAACGTGGTGACGGATTCGCGCGGCCGCTTGATCTCCATGACCCGCAACCTTGAAATCATCATTGTCGATGATGAAGGCCGCGAACGGGCAACCCATAAGGTTCCCCATGGTTCGGTCCTGCTCAAAGATGATGGCGTGAAGATCAAGAAGGGTGAGCGACTCGCCGAATGGGATCCCTACACCATTCCGATCATTACGGAAAAGACCGGTGTGGCCCATTATGTGGATCTTGTCGAAGGCGTCTCCATGTTGGAAGCCGTCGACGAAGCCACGGGGATCGCATCGAAGCGGGTGATCGATTGGCGCTCCCAGCCCAAGGGCTCGGATCTGCGTCCGCGCATCACCATCCGTGACGAGGCCGGCAATGTGGTGACCCTGGCCAGTGGTATGGAAGCCCGTTACTTCCTCTCGGTCGACGCTCTGCTGTCGGTCGCGGACGGTGACAAGGTCCATGCCGGTGACGTGGTGGCCCGTATTCCCCGTGAAGCGGCCAAGACCCGTGACATCACCGGCGGTCTGCCGCGGGTGGCGGAACTGTTCGAAGCCCGTCGTCCGAAGGACCATGCGATCATTGCCGAACTCGACGGTACAGTCGAATTTGGTAAGGATTACAAGAACAAGCGCCGTATCATCCTGCGTCCGAAGGACAAAGATCGTGAGCCGGTCGAGTATCTGATCGCCAAGGGCAAGCATATCAGCGTGCAGGAAGGCGACTTCGTCGAACGTGGGGATTACATCATCGACGGCCATCCGGCCCCGCATGACATTCTTGCCACGCTCGGCGTCGAAGCTCTCGCCAACTACATTGTGAACGAGATTCAGGAGGTCTATCGCCTGCAGGGCGTGAAGATCAACGATAAGCACATCGAGGTGATCGCTCGCCAGATGCTGCAGAAGGTTGAGATCACGCATCCGGGCGAAACCACCTTCCTGATCGGGGAACAGGTGGATCGCGAGGAGTTCGAGGAAGTCAATCTCAAGACCGAAGCCAAGGGCAAGCTTGCAGCTACGGGCAATCCTGTGCTGCTTGGGATCACCAAGGCTTCGCTGCAGACCCGTTCGTTCATCTCGGCGGCCTCCTTCCAGGAGACCACCCGAGTCCTGACCGAGGCGGCCGTTGCAGGCAAGATCGACAGACTCGTAGGCCTCAAAGAGAACGTGATTGTCGGCCGACTGATTCCGGCCGGAACGGGCTCGGCGATCCATCGGGCCCGTCAGATCGCGCGCGATCGCGATCGTGATCTGGTGCCAGCGACGTCCGAACAGGCTCTGGACAATGTCCTGGGCACGGCTTCGGCAGACCGGCCTGTTGTTATCTAA
- the rpsL gene encoding 30S ribosomal protein S12, giving the protein MPTINQLVRKPRKAPVHRNKVPALQANPQKRGVCTRVYTTTPKKPNSALRKVARVRLTNGFEVSAYIPGVGHNLQEHSVVLIRGGRVKDLPGVRYHIVRGVLDTQGVKNRKQSRSKYGAKRPK; this is encoded by the coding sequence ATGCCGACGATCAACCAACTCGTGCGCAAGCCGCGCAAAGCACCGGTGCACCGCAACAAAGTGCCGGCGCTTCAGGCGAATCCCCAGAAGCGTGGGGTCTGCACTCGCGTGTATACGACTACTCCGAAGAAGCCGAACTCGGCCCTTCGTAAGGTCGCTCGCGTTCGCCTCACCAACGGTTTTGAGGTGAGTGCATATATTCCCGGCGTAGGCCACAACCTTCAGGAGCATTCTGTGGTCCTGATCCGTGGTGGTCGCGTAAAGGATTTGCCGGGGGTCCGCTACCATATTGTTCGCGGCGTGCTTGATACCCAGGGTGTCAAGAACCGCAAGCAGTCCAGGTCGAAGTACGGCGCTAAGCGTCCGAAGTAA
- the rpsG gene encoding 30S ribosomal protein S7: MSRRHAAEKRIVHPDPKFGEVVLSKFMNCLMRDGKKSAAEEIVYGALDLMEAKAKKEALQLFHDAIDNVRPAVEVRSRRVGGATYQVPVEVRAERSQALAIRWVIDIARKRNEHTMTERLSAELLDAANNRGAAVKKREDTHRMAEANKAFAHYRW, from the coding sequence ATGTCTCGTCGTCATGCTGCGGAAAAACGCATTGTCCACCCTGATCCGAAGTTCGGAGAAGTGGTGCTGAGCAAGTTCATGAATTGTCTCATGAGAGACGGTAAGAAATCGGCTGCGGAAGAGATCGTCTATGGCGCTCTCGACCTCATGGAAGCAAAGGCGAAGAAAGAAGCTCTTCAGCTTTTCCATGATGCGATCGATAATGTCCGTCCGGCTGTCGAAGTGCGTTCGCGTCGTGTCGGTGGGGCAACCTACCAGGTTCCAGTTGAAGTCCGTGCCGAGCGTTCGCAGGCTTTGGCGATCCGCTGGGTCATCGACATTGCTCGCAAGCGCAATGAGCACACCATGACCGAGCGTCTTTCGGCTGAACTTCTTGATGCCGCCAACAATCGTGGCGCGGCTGTTAAGAAGCGCGAAGACACCCACCGTATGGCCGAAGCCAACAAGGCTTTCGCCCATTATCGCTGGTAG